Proteins encoded in a region of the Novibacillus thermophilus genome:
- a CDS encoding YraN family protein has protein sequence MDTRKMTGQRGEKIAQAFLRQQGWTILDVNWRSRIGELDIVAIPPDKPCLVIVEVRTKRSPRFGTAAESVDYRKQQKVRRLGLQYAQRHRLLDMPLRFDVVTVTLSSGKPDIVHIPGAF, from the coding sequence GTGGACACACGTAAAATGACGGGGCAGCGAGGAGAGAAAATCGCGCAAGCGTTCCTTCGACAACAAGGATGGACAATCCTTGACGTGAACTGGCGATCACGTATCGGAGAGCTGGACATTGTGGCCATCCCGCCGGACAAACCTTGTCTCGTCATTGTGGAAGTGCGTACAAAGCGAAGCCCCCGTTTCGGTACCGCTGCAGAGTCCGTCGACTACCGCAAACAGCAAAAAGTCCGGCGACTCGGCTTGCAGTACGCCCAGCGACATCGGCTGTTGGACATGCCGTTGCGGTTTGACGTCGTAACCGTTACCCTGTCTTCTGGCAAACCGGATATTGTCCACATCCCCGGCGCTTTTTAA
- a CDS encoding tetraprenyl-beta-curcumene synthase family protein: MSVRQLKLSLPFALLYQTYRHVFPLVHQELKHWRTEAENIPDSELRRQAIASMTTKQFHCEGGSIYAVTGTKYRRQLVKLIVAFQTISDYLDNLCDRSTSLDPRDFRQLHQSMLDAINPDESVKDYYQYRKEKEDGGYLSHLVQACQEQIRQFPHYDLVYQEIRRFVSLYCDLQVYKHVDPRERELLLKRWWQTYRPDYPELRWYEFSAATGSTLLVFMLFKVACETDPDRERVQQIVQAYFPWVCGLHILLDYLIDQGEDEVGGDLNFCSYYKSTSDTIARLQYFREQARKHLHSLSDRSFHTMVVEGLLGLYLSDKKVREQPLVSAVSHGILKRSRWSTVLFYLNSRLYRFVTN, translated from the coding sequence ATGAGTGTGCGTCAGTTGAAACTGAGTCTTCCGTTTGCGTTGTTATATCAAACGTATCGCCATGTATTTCCCCTCGTGCACCAGGAGCTGAAGCACTGGCGCACCGAAGCGGAAAACATTCCGGACTCGGAATTGAGAAGACAAGCAATCGCCAGTATGACGACCAAACAATTTCACTGCGAAGGCGGCAGCATATATGCCGTCACTGGAACGAAGTACCGTCGACAACTAGTGAAGTTAATCGTCGCTTTTCAAACGATCAGCGACTATTTAGACAATTTGTGTGACCGCAGCACGTCTTTGGACCCACGAGACTTTCGCCAATTACATCAGTCGATGTTAGATGCGATCAATCCAGACGAATCCGTCAAAGATTACTATCAGTACCGGAAGGAAAAGGAGGATGGGGGATACTTAAGTCACCTGGTCCAAGCGTGTCAGGAGCAAATTCGTCAATTTCCCCACTACGACCTCGTATACCAAGAAATACGGCGATTCGTCTCCCTCTACTGCGATCTGCAGGTGTACAAACACGTCGACCCTCGGGAGCGAGAACTGCTGCTGAAACGATGGTGGCAGACGTACCGGCCAGACTACCCGGAACTTAGATGGTACGAGTTTTCCGCAGCCACAGGATCCACGCTTCTAGTGTTTATGTTGTTTAAAGTTGCATGCGAGACGGACCCGGACCGAGAGCGAGTGCAACAAATCGTTCAAGCTTATTTTCCCTGGGTGTGTGGACTACATATACTGTTGGACTACTTGATCGACCAAGGCGAGGATGAGGTAGGAGGCGACCTGAACTTTTGTTCGTACTATAAAAGCACGTCCGACACGATTGCACGGCTGCAATACTTTCGCGAACAGGCGCGAAAGCACCTCCATTCTTTATCTGACCGTTCCTTTCACACCATGGTTGTAGAAGGCCTGTTAGGCCTGTACTTATCAGATAAAAAGGTGCGCGAACAGCCCTTAGTATCGGCTGTGTCCCACGGAATCTTAAAGCGATCTCGCTGGTCGACTGTTTTGTTTTACCTTAACAGCCGGCTGTATCGTTTTGTCACAAACTAG
- a CDS encoding DUF378 domain-containing protein — protein sequence MDRLALILLIVGALNWGLVGLFKFDLVASLFGGEFSVLSRIVYTIVGIAGIYGISLLFRDREAAGESS from the coding sequence TTGGATCGTTTGGCGTTAATTTTGCTCATTGTGGGCGCCCTCAACTGGGGGTTAGTCGGACTGTTTAAATTTGATCTGGTTGCGTCCCTGTTCGGCGGAGAATTTTCCGTTTTGAGCCGCATTGTGTATACAATCGTCGGCATCGCCGGGATATACGGGATTTCCCTTTTATTTCGTGACAGGGAAGCGGCTGGGGAATCAAGCTAA